From the Falco biarmicus isolate bFalBia1 chromosome 19, bFalBia1.pri, whole genome shotgun sequence genome, one window contains:
- the SPATS2 gene encoding LOW QUALITY PROTEIN: spermatogenesis-associated serine-rich protein 2 (The sequence of the model RefSeq protein was modified relative to this genomic sequence to represent the inferred CDS: deleted 1 base in 1 codon) — protein sequence MSKKQNTKDPSGFIFDVQSNTVMAQGGTFENMKEKINAVRAIVPNRSNNEIVLVLQHFDNCVDKTVQAFMEGNASEVLKEWTVTGKKKNKKKKTKPKPQAESNPGLPEPGKLVSTEEEQSANSEKGGINGFHVNGCAHDTESVDSLSEGLDALSIDARELEDCEPAAPDMPDRTVPELENGIADFDTKSLIMHPSQSPSSLRQRPEQRSASRSLSRSTASNSTPASLSVTRLEDVPVSPVSKKLGSNIEKSVKDLQRCTVSLARYRVVVKEEMDASIKKMKQAFAELQSR from the exons ATgtctaaaaagcaaaatacaaaag ATCCatctgggtttatttttgaTGTGCAGTCCAATACCGTGATGGCCCAAGGAGGAACCTTTGAA AACATGAAGGAGAAG ATCAACGCGGTGCGTGCGATAGTCCCCAACAGGAGCAACAACGAGATCGTCCTCGTGCTGCAGCATTTTGACAACTGCGTGGACAAAACTGTGCAAGCCTTTATGGAAG GCAATGCCAGCGAAGTACTGAAAGAATGGACTGTAACgggcaaaaaaa agaacaagaagaagaaaaccaaaccgAAACCCCAAGCTGAATCGAACCCTGGCCTCCCAGAGCCCGGTAAATTGGTGTCCACTGAAGAAGAGCAATCAGCCAACTCGGAGAAGGGTGGAATTAACGGTTTCCATGTCAACGGCTGTGCCCACGACACGGAGTCCGTGGACTCGCTCAGCGAAGGTTTGGATGCGCTTTCGATTGATGCCAGAGAGCTGGAGGATTGCGAGCCCGCTGCGCCAGACATGCCTGATAGAACAG TGCCTGAACTAGAGAATGGAATAGCAGACTTTGACACAAAATCGCTCATCATGCATCCTTCCCAGAGCCCTTCGTCTCTCAGGCAGCGGCCTGAGCAGAGGAGCGCTAGCAGGTCTCTGTCCCGATCCACAGCGAGCAATTCGactcctgcctccctctccGTAACGCGGCTGGAAGATGTGCCCGTTTCGCCTGTGAGCAAGAAGCTGG GTTCTAATATTGAAAAATCAGTGAAGGATCTCCAGCGCTGCACCGTTTCGCTGGCTCGGTACCGGGTGGTGGTGAAGGAGGAGATGGATGCTTCCATTAAGAAGATGAAGCAAGCCTTTGCTGAACTGCAGAGTAGGTGA